In Camelus ferus isolate YT-003-E chromosome 10, BCGSAC_Cfer_1.0, whole genome shotgun sequence, the following proteins share a genomic window:
- the PKP3 gene encoding plakophilin-3 isoform X2, with product MEPRTPGPRPAAVASGMSPRAGGIRTTSGPEAGVCSLALPSDLQLDRRGADGPEAERLRVARVQEQVRARLLQLGQQPRPNGAAEPEGAAEAARGGGSRAGYHTLQAGFSSRSQGLSGDTTSTFRPIAKPTYSPASWSSRSAVDLSSSRRLSSAHNGGSAFGAAGSFAYERHASSSSGQAGGLDWPEPTEGPPSRTIRAPAMRTLQRFQSSHRSRAGPGGPPGAVLEPVTRAPSVRSLSLSLADSGHLPDMRALDSYGSHRTLQRLSSGFDDIDLPSAVKYLMASDPNLQVLGAAYIQHKCYSDATAKKQARSLQAVPRLVKLFNHANQEVQRHATGAMRNLVYDSADNKLALVEENGIFELLRTLREQDDELRKNVTGILWNLSSSDHLKDRLARDTLEQLTDLVLSPLSGAGGPPLIQQNASEAEIFYNATGFLRNLSSASQATRQKMRECHGLVDALVTYINHALDVGKCEDKSVENAVCVLRNLSYRLYDEMPPSALQRLEGRGRRDVVGAPPGEVVGCFTPQSRRLRELPLMADALTFAEVSKDPKGLEWLWSPQIVGLYNRLLQRCELNRHTTEAAAGALQNITAGDRRWAGVLSRLALEQERILNPLLDRVRTADHHQLRSLTGLIRNLSRNARNKDEMSTKVVSHLIEKLPGSVGEKCPPADVLVNIIAVLNNLVVASPVAARDLLYFDGLRKLVFLKKMRDSPDSEKSSRAASSLLANLWQYSKLHRDFRAKGYRKEDFLGP from the exons CCCGAGGCCGGCGTGTGCTCCCTGGCACTGCCCTCCGACCTGCAGCTGGACCGCCGGGGCGCAGACGGGCCAGAGGCTGAGCGGTTGCGGGTGGCCCGGGTCCAGGAGCAGGTCCGCGCTCGCCTCCTGCAGCTGGGCCAGCAGCCACGGCCCAATGGGGCCGCCGAGCCTGAGGGGGCCGCCGAGGCAGCCAGAGGAG GTGGGTCCCGGGCCGGGTACCACACCCTGCAGGCTGGCTTCAGCTCCCGCTCCCAGGGCCTGAGTGGGGACACCACCTCG ACCTTCCGGCCCATCGCCAAACCTACCTACAGCCCTGCTTCCTGGTCCTCCCGTTCAGCCGTGGACCTGAGCTCCAGTCGGAGGCTGAGCTCTGCCCACAATGGGGGCAGTGCCTTTGGGGCTGCCGG gtcctttgcctatGAACGCCATGCCAGCTCCAGCTCTGGCCAGGCTGGGGGTCTGGATTGGCCGGAGCCCACCGAGGGACCACCCAGCCGGACCATCCGTGCCCCCGCCATGCGAACCCTGCAGCGATTCCAGAGCAGCCACCGCAGCCGTGCGGGGCCTGGGGGGCCGCCGGGGGCCGTCCTGGAGCCTGTGACCCGGGCGCCATCCGTGcgcagcctcagcctcagcctggctGACTCGGGCCACCTGCCGGACATGCGTGCGCTGGACAGCTACGGTAGCCACCGCACACTGCAGAGGCTCAGCAGCGG CTTTGATGACATTGACCTGCCCTCAGCAGTCAAGTACCTCATGGCTTCAGACCCCAACCTGCAGGTGCTGGGAGCGGCCTACATCCAACACAAGTGCTACAGTGACGCGACGGCCAAGAAGCAG GCCCGCAGCCTTCAGGCCGTGCCCAGGCTGGTGAAGCTCTTCAACCACGCCAACCAGGAGGTGCAGCGCCATGCCACGGGCGCCATGCGCAACCTCGTGTATGACAGCGCGGACAACAAGCTGGCCCTGGTGGAAGAGAACGGCATCTTCGAGCTGCTGCGCACGCTGCGCGAGCAGGACGACGAGCTGCGCAAGAACGTCACAG GGATCCTGTGGAACTTGTCCTCCAGTGACCACCTGAAGGACCGCCTGGCCCGAGACACGTTGGAACAGCTCACAGACCTGGTGCTGAGCCCCCTCTCGGGGGCTGGGGGACCCCCCCTCATCCAGCAGAACGCCTCAGAGGCCGAGATCTTCTACAACGCCACGGGCTTCCTCAG GAACCTCAGCTCAGCCTCCCAGGCCACTCGTCAAAAGATGCGTGAGTGCCACGGGCTGGTGGATGCCCTGGTCACCTATATCAACCACGCCCTGGACGTGGGCAAGTGTGAGGACAAG AGCGTGGAGAATGCTGTGTGCGTGCTGAGGAACCTGTCCTACCGCCTGTATGACGAGATGCCGCCATCTGCCCTGCAGCGGCTGGAGGGCCGGGGCCGCCGGGACGTGGTGGGGGCGCCGCCCGGCGAGGTGGTGGGCTGCTTCACTCCGCAGAGCCGGCGGCTCCGAGAG CTGCCCCTCATGGCTGATGCGCTCACCTTTGCCGAGGTGTCTAAGGACCCCAAGGGCCTTGAGTGGCTGTGGAGCCCCCAGATCGTGGGGCTGTACAACCGGCTGCTGCAGCGTTGCGAGCTCAACCGGCACACCACCGAGGCGGCCGCTGGGGCACTGCAGAACATCACTGCGGGCGACCGCAGG TGGGCAGGCGTGCTGAGCCGGCTGGCTCTGGAGCAGGAGCGCATCCTGAACCCGCTGCTGGACCGAGTTCGGACCGCTGACCACCACCAGCTGCGCTCACTGACTGGCCTCATCCGAAACCTGTCTCGGAACGCCAGGAACAAGGATGAGATGT CCACCAAGGTGGTGAGTCACCTGATCGAGAAGCTGCCTGGCAGCGTGGGTGAGAAGTGCCCTCCGGCTGACGTGCTCGTGAACATCATAGCCGTGCTCAACAACCTGGTGGTGGCCAGTCCAGTCGCCGCCCGGGACCTGCTTTACTTCGATGGACTCCGCAAGCTGGTCTTCCTCAAGAAGATGCGGGACAG ccccgacAGTGAGAAGTCCTCGAGGGCggcctccagcctcctggccaACCTGTGGCAGTACAGCAAGCTCCACCGAGACTTCCGGGCG AAGGGCTACCGAAAGGAGGACTTCCTGGGCCCGTAG
- the PKP3 gene encoding plakophilin-3 isoform X1, which translates to MEPRTPGPRPAAVASGMSPRAGGIRTTSGPEAGVCSLALPSDLQLDRRGADGPEAERLRVARVQEQVRARLLQLGQQPRPNGAAEPEGAAEAARGGGSRAGYHTLQAGFSSRSQGLSGDTTSTFRPIAKPTYSPASWSSRSAVDLSSSRRLSSAHNGGSAFGAAGYGAAQPAAPMPTRPVSFHERGRVGSRVDYDTLSLRSLRLGAGGPDDRYSVVSEQLEPSAASAYRSFAYERHASSSSGQAGGLDWPEPTEGPPSRTIRAPAMRTLQRFQSSHRSRAGPGGPPGAVLEPVTRAPSVRSLSLSLADSGHLPDMRALDSYGSHRTLQRLSSGFDDIDLPSAVKYLMASDPNLQVLGAAYIQHKCYSDATAKKQARSLQAVPRLVKLFNHANQEVQRHATGAMRNLVYDSADNKLALVEENGIFELLRTLREQDDELRKNVTGILWNLSSSDHLKDRLARDTLEQLTDLVLSPLSGAGGPPLIQQNASEAEIFYNATGFLRNLSSASQATRQKMRECHGLVDALVTYINHALDVGKCEDKSVENAVCVLRNLSYRLYDEMPPSALQRLEGRGRRDVVGAPPGEVVGCFTPQSRRLRELPLMADALTFAEVSKDPKGLEWLWSPQIVGLYNRLLQRCELNRHTTEAAAGALQNITAGDRRWAGVLSRLALEQERILNPLLDRVRTADHHQLRSLTGLIRNLSRNARNKDEMSTKVVSHLIEKLPGSVGEKCPPADVLVNIIAVLNNLVVASPVAARDLLYFDGLRKLVFLKKMRDSPDSEKSSRAASSLLANLWQYSKLHRDFRAKGYRKEDFLGP; encoded by the exons CCCGAGGCCGGCGTGTGCTCCCTGGCACTGCCCTCCGACCTGCAGCTGGACCGCCGGGGCGCAGACGGGCCAGAGGCTGAGCGGTTGCGGGTGGCCCGGGTCCAGGAGCAGGTCCGCGCTCGCCTCCTGCAGCTGGGCCAGCAGCCACGGCCCAATGGGGCCGCCGAGCCTGAGGGGGCCGCCGAGGCAGCCAGAGGAG GTGGGTCCCGGGCCGGGTACCACACCCTGCAGGCTGGCTTCAGCTCCCGCTCCCAGGGCCTGAGTGGGGACACCACCTCG ACCTTCCGGCCCATCGCCAAACCTACCTACAGCCCTGCTTCCTGGTCCTCCCGTTCAGCCGTGGACCTGAGCTCCAGTCGGAGGCTGAGCTCTGCCCACAATGGGGGCAGTGCCTTTGGGGCTGCCGGGTACGGGGCTGCCCAGCCTGCTGCACCAATGCCCACCCGGCCCGTGTCCTTCCACGAGCGTGGCAGGGTGGGGAGCCGGGTGGATTATGACACCTTGTCCCTGCGCTCCCTgaggctgggggccgggggcccgGATGACCGCTACAGTGTGGTGTCCGAGCAGCTGGAGCCGTCCGCTGCCTCCgcgtacaggtcctttgcctatGAACGCCATGCCAGCTCCAGCTCTGGCCAGGCTGGGGGTCTGGATTGGCCGGAGCCCACCGAGGGACCACCCAGCCGGACCATCCGTGCCCCCGCCATGCGAACCCTGCAGCGATTCCAGAGCAGCCACCGCAGCCGTGCGGGGCCTGGGGGGCCGCCGGGGGCCGTCCTGGAGCCTGTGACCCGGGCGCCATCCGTGcgcagcctcagcctcagcctggctGACTCGGGCCACCTGCCGGACATGCGTGCGCTGGACAGCTACGGTAGCCACCGCACACTGCAGAGGCTCAGCAGCGG CTTTGATGACATTGACCTGCCCTCAGCAGTCAAGTACCTCATGGCTTCAGACCCCAACCTGCAGGTGCTGGGAGCGGCCTACATCCAACACAAGTGCTACAGTGACGCGACGGCCAAGAAGCAG GCCCGCAGCCTTCAGGCCGTGCCCAGGCTGGTGAAGCTCTTCAACCACGCCAACCAGGAGGTGCAGCGCCATGCCACGGGCGCCATGCGCAACCTCGTGTATGACAGCGCGGACAACAAGCTGGCCCTGGTGGAAGAGAACGGCATCTTCGAGCTGCTGCGCACGCTGCGCGAGCAGGACGACGAGCTGCGCAAGAACGTCACAG GGATCCTGTGGAACTTGTCCTCCAGTGACCACCTGAAGGACCGCCTGGCCCGAGACACGTTGGAACAGCTCACAGACCTGGTGCTGAGCCCCCTCTCGGGGGCTGGGGGACCCCCCCTCATCCAGCAGAACGCCTCAGAGGCCGAGATCTTCTACAACGCCACGGGCTTCCTCAG GAACCTCAGCTCAGCCTCCCAGGCCACTCGTCAAAAGATGCGTGAGTGCCACGGGCTGGTGGATGCCCTGGTCACCTATATCAACCACGCCCTGGACGTGGGCAAGTGTGAGGACAAG AGCGTGGAGAATGCTGTGTGCGTGCTGAGGAACCTGTCCTACCGCCTGTATGACGAGATGCCGCCATCTGCCCTGCAGCGGCTGGAGGGCCGGGGCCGCCGGGACGTGGTGGGGGCGCCGCCCGGCGAGGTGGTGGGCTGCTTCACTCCGCAGAGCCGGCGGCTCCGAGAG CTGCCCCTCATGGCTGATGCGCTCACCTTTGCCGAGGTGTCTAAGGACCCCAAGGGCCTTGAGTGGCTGTGGAGCCCCCAGATCGTGGGGCTGTACAACCGGCTGCTGCAGCGTTGCGAGCTCAACCGGCACACCACCGAGGCGGCCGCTGGGGCACTGCAGAACATCACTGCGGGCGACCGCAGG TGGGCAGGCGTGCTGAGCCGGCTGGCTCTGGAGCAGGAGCGCATCCTGAACCCGCTGCTGGACCGAGTTCGGACCGCTGACCACCACCAGCTGCGCTCACTGACTGGCCTCATCCGAAACCTGTCTCGGAACGCCAGGAACAAGGATGAGATGT CCACCAAGGTGGTGAGTCACCTGATCGAGAAGCTGCCTGGCAGCGTGGGTGAGAAGTGCCCTCCGGCTGACGTGCTCGTGAACATCATAGCCGTGCTCAACAACCTGGTGGTGGCCAGTCCAGTCGCCGCCCGGGACCTGCTTTACTTCGATGGACTCCGCAAGCTGGTCTTCCTCAAGAAGATGCGGGACAG ccccgacAGTGAGAAGTCCTCGAGGGCggcctccagcctcctggccaACCTGTGGCAGTACAGCAAGCTCCACCGAGACTTCCGGGCG AAGGGCTACCGAAAGGAGGACTTCCTGGGCCCGTAG